TGTGTAATTAAACTACTCTATCTATCTACCctaatcaagatgaaaagaaaaTTGTGAAAAAATATTCCTTATGTAGTAACTAACTTACTGAATGTAACTAACTCCTATATTATCTTATCCTAAGGCTACTACTGGGTATGGTGACGGATGAAGACGGTGACGGGATGAAGACGGGGCGGGGGCGGCGTGGGAGGACGGGCGTCGCCGAGGGGGGCCCACATGTTTGCTCCGTCGCAAACGGCACAAATCGGACGATTCGGACGGGACGGAGGGGGGCGGCGTGGGGCGTCGCCGGGCTGAGGACGCTGCCATACCGTGCAACCTAAAGggagggggtggtcactagtgatagaattctatcactcacaagcactaatcaagttccgccatgtcatcgaccatttttccatcactcacaaacttttttagtgggggtggacatcactcaccaccacacccaacaattttcccccaaccaacaattacactCACAAAACAAAAGAATAATGCATTGAAAAAATAACGAAAATCGAATCGCGTGATACTATAACGCGTTATATGAAGAGGTGGGGGTGAGAATTTGATTGTTCCACGCGTTATTAATTTTCCCGTGATGCTATAACGTAACCGCCCCATTGCGCCTAACAGAGCTTCACAGAAAATCTATTGTCGGTCATAACATGAGTAGAATACTGGAATGTATACAAAGCCACATCATCCTCTTTCTCCTCCAATAACTAACGCTAGCTGTGTGTGGCAATTTTAGTTCCCACGTTATATTTTCTAATACATTGTGGGTTTCCAATGCTTCATAATACGTTATTGATTAATATACCATCATTAAAATCATTCCTTCAATTCAAACCCTTTACGCTTCCtttattttataaacaaaaaCCACTAACTTATTTATGATAATGATATAAAACTATATTTAAATCATTCCTTCAATTCAAACCCTTTACGCTTCCTTTATTTTATAAACATTAACCACTAACTTATTTATGATATAAAACTATAAGTTATGGCATTACTGCATTAGTGGTCATGGATATATGACAAAATAATTAGTCATCCAATTGAATCATTGGCTACAAAATTAGCATCCAACCCATATTTCAGACCCTTTAATCTTGCCAAATCTTTAACCTGTTTCCAACAAACCAAAATGGAATCATCTACTGTGGTCCTGTATCCTTCTCCGGGAATCGGCCACCTGGTTTCCATGGTGGAGCTTGGAAAGCTCATCCACACTCACCACCCTTCACTCTCTGTTATCATTCTCATACTTCCAACACCATATGAAACCGGCGCCACTGGTAAATACATCAACACTGTCTCCGCCACCACCCCCGCCATCACGTTCCACCACCTCCCCGCCATCGCTCTTCCACCAGACTTCTCTTCTGAATTCATAGACCTTGCTTTCGGGCTCCCTGAGCTTTACAACTCTGTCGTCCACAACACGCTCGTCTCCATCTCACAAAAATCACGCATAAAAGCTGTCATCCTAGATTTCTTCTCAAACGCAGCTTTTCAAGTCTCTACAAGTCTTAGTTTACCAACTTACTACTTCTACACTAGTGGCGCTTCTGGTCTCTGTGCCTTCTTATATCTTACAACCCTTCACAAAACCACTTCTAAAAGCATTAAAGATCTGAATGCTTTGTTAGACATTCCTGGGGTGCCTCCCATCCATTCTTCCTATATGCCTACGGTTATGTTTGATAGGGAAAGTAACTCGTACAAAAATTTCATAAAAACTTCCAGCAACATGGCAAAATCTTCCGGTATCATCGCAAATAGCTTCTTGGAGTTGGAGGAAAGAGCCGTTGCAACTCTGCGGGATGGTAAATGCATCATTGACGGTCCAACTCCGCCTATATATTTTATTGGGCCTTTGATCGCTAGTGGCAGTCAAGTAGATCCTAACGAAAACGAGTGTTTAAAATGGCTGAAAACACAACCTAGTAAAAGTGTTGTGTTTTTATGCTTTGGGAGTATGGGTGTGTTTGAGAAAGAACAGTTGAAGGAAATAGCTGTTGGCTTAGAGAGAAGTAGGCAAAGGTTTTTGTGGGTGGTGCGCAACCCGCCAACAGAGTCAAGTTCAGGTGCTAAGGAGTTCGAGCTTGATGACATTCTTCCTGAAAGGTTTTTAGCCAGGACTAAGGATAAGGGTCTGGTTGTGAAGAACTGGGCGCCTCAGCCTGCAATCCTTGGTCATGAGTCGGTGGGTGGATTTGTGAGTCATTGTGGGTGGAACTCGTCGCTTGAAGCGGTGGTTTCTGGTGTGCCAATGGTGGCATGGCCGTTATACGCAGAGCAGAAGATGAATAGAGTGTATTTGGTTGAGGAAATAAAGGTGGCACTATGGTTGAGGATGTCGGCGGATGGGTTTGTGGGTGCGGAAGCGGTGGAGGAGACAGTGAGGAAGTTAATGGAGGGGGAGGAAGGGAGAGCAGTGAGAGAACGGATTTTGGAGATGAGTGGTAGGGCGAAGGCTGCGGTGGAGGGCGGTGGTAACTCCCGACTTGATTTCTTGAAACTAACGCGACCTTGGACCGACCAGTGAGTGTTGATCGTAGTGTGATTGCCGATTGGTGATCgtcatataatattttttttatacttAAGATTATCTATCAAAGGGGGTATAGTCTAGCGGTATCAAGATGTGTTGTAAGATATTTTTGATGATTGAAGGTTTACTAGTTTGGCAAACTAAAGTATAGATATGGCAAGCTCTTGGCTTTTGGTTATTAAATGTGTAGATTTAGCCATCAAATTTGAGTGTGTGTTACTATGAGAGTTAGTcattccaatttttttttttttaaataa
Above is a window of Helianthus annuus cultivar XRQ/B chromosome 14, HanXRQr2.0-SUNRISE, whole genome shotgun sequence DNA encoding:
- the LOC110905138 gene encoding UDP-glycosyltransferase 88B1-like; the protein is MESSTVVLYPSPGIGHLVSMVELGKLIHTHHPSLSVIILILPTPYETGATGKYINTVSATTPAITFHHLPAIALPPDFSSEFIDLAFGLPELYNSVVHNTLVSISQKSRIKAVILDFFSNAAFQVSTSLSLPTYYFYTSGASGLCAFLYLTTLHKTTSKSIKDLNALLDIPGVPPIHSSYMPTVMFDRESNSYKNFIKTSSNMAKSSGIIANSFLELEERAVATLRDGKCIIDGPTPPIYFIGPLIASGSQVDPNENECLKWLKTQPSKSVVFLCFGSMGVFEKEQLKEIAVGLERSRQRFLWVVRNPPTESSSGAKEFELDDILPERFLARTKDKGLVVKNWAPQPAILGHESVGGFVSHCGWNSSLEAVVSGVPMVAWPLYAEQKMNRVYLVEEIKVALWLRMSADGFVGAEAVEETVRKLMEGEEGRAVRERILEMSGRAKAAVEGGGNSRLDFLKLTRPWTDQ